The Virgibacillus sp. MSP4-1 genome has a segment encoding these proteins:
- a CDS encoding Na(+)/H(+) antiporter subunit B — translation MRHNDLIFRTMTALIAFILLGFSIYLFLAGHQSPGGGFIGGLMTSAAIVLMYMAYGLKPIEKILPVNFKLLIPTGLLIATLTGIGSFIFGEPFLSQTYGHFHLPIFGDSELATAMLFDLGVYLTVVGVTLTIMLTIASDE, via the coding sequence ATGAGACATAACGATTTAATCTTTAGAACAATGACAGCACTAATCGCTTTTATACTCCTGGGTTTTTCCATTTATTTATTTTTGGCTGGTCACCAGTCACCTGGTGGTGGGTTTATAGGAGGACTCATGACCTCCGCAGCTATTGTTTTGATGTATATGGCGTATGGATTGAAACCGATAGAAAAAATCCTGCCTGTCAATTTTAAACTTTTAATACCCACAGGCTTGCTGATTGCCACGTTAACCGGAATTGGATCTTTTATATTTGGGGAGCCATTTTTAAGTCAGACATATGGGCATTTCCACTTACCAATTTTCGGGGACTCAGAGCTTGCAACAGCTATGTTGTTTGATTTAGGTGTGTACTTAACCGTTGTAGGTGTAACGCTGACAATCATGCTTACAATTGCAAGTGATGAATAA
- a CDS encoding response regulator, giving the protein MGKVLVVDDAQFMRLTLSNILTKGGHEVIGEASDGQEAIELYKQLQPELVTMDITMPNLDGMDAAEAIIENDPEAKVIMCSAVGQQKVVVQAIQLGAKDFIVKPFDESRVLDTINRVLHN; this is encoded by the coding sequence ATGGGGAAAGTCCTTGTAGTAGATGATGCACAATTTATGAGATTAACGTTATCGAATATCTTGACAAAAGGTGGCCATGAAGTGATTGGGGAAGCTTCGGACGGTCAGGAAGCAATTGAGCTGTATAAACAATTACAACCGGAACTCGTGACGATGGATATAACGATGCCTAATCTGGATGGCATGGATGCAGCTGAAGCAATTATAGAAAATGATCCTGAGGCAAAGGTTATTATGTGTTCAGCTGTTGGACAGCAGAAAGTAGTAGTACAGGCCATTCAGCTGGGAGCCAAAGATTTTATTGTCAAACCCTTTGATGAGTCGAGGGTATTGGATACAATAAACCGTGTATTACATAATTAG